From the Rhinopithecus roxellana isolate Shanxi Qingling chromosome 5, ASM756505v1, whole genome shotgun sequence genome, the window AAGCCCCAGCTCTGCCAAGCGTCAGCTCCGAGCCCTCGCCAGTCTCTGAAGCTGCCAGCGCAGGGCTGGGGACTCAGAGCCAGCTCTCTATTGCAGTGGCTATGGGAGCGGCACGCCAGTGCAGGACCGCCCGCCCGGCTCCTCCCCGAACGCGGGGCCAGTGGTCGCGTCCGAGAAAGCCCTAGGCTAGGCCCCGACTTCCCCGCCTCGCGTCACTCAGCACATCCACAGCGCCCCTACGGCGGAGAGAAGGCTCTTTATTTCGCAGCCGGTCACGGGCTAGCGGGGCATCCTGGGACTTGTAGTCTCTGCTGCAGTAGAAAGGAGACGGATCGAAAGGGGAACTGGGGCACTCCTGAATTGGATTCAGGGAGTTGGCGTGTGCAGGGTCCGGGATTTGGAGTGGATGGGATTATGAAAGGTggacagaaaaaaagagtgagatgAGGCAGATGTGAAGCTGTATGGGGAGGTGACAGGGAGGGAGGATATGGATGGAAGGGAGAAAGCAGCTTTTCAAGGTGGTAGGTGAGGATATATTCTCGTCCAGGTGTATCTTCCCCTAACAGGGAAGCAATGCAAAAAGGGCCTGCTCTGAGTGAAAACTGAAGGCATTCCCGGACTTCCTGTTGGACTCAAAGGATCCCAGCAAGCTTCTGAGtttggtggggtggggcaggaatgTCTGGAGAGCATTCTCTCAGGGTGGAAGGAGAGCAGCACGTGTCTGTTCCCGCTGTCCCGCCCTCTCATTTGCTCCTGTGCTGGCCACCGTGGGACCATTCTCCAAACCAGGAACCTCTTCCAACTCAGAGAAGCCCTGAAAACCAGAGACAGGTGTGAGCAAATTGTAGAGGTGAGAAAGGAGAAACCCCAGACAGAAACAACTGCTTCCTCCTGCCCAATTTTTTATCCTATTTCCCATAGTCCTGCCAATATTTAGGCAGCTTCCTAATGCTTTCCCACTCTTTTAACCTCAATCATTTGGATTCCCAATTCCCTCTTACCCACCATTAGGGGAGAAATGTCCAAAGCCAGAGAAAGCCAATCAGTCTCATTCTAGgacctcttcttttctctcctgccCCATTGTTTTCCCTTAAATGCCACTGACCAGGATAGCCAGTGGAAAAATTAGTTGGCAGCTAGCTATTCATGCTTTCTTCCCTGCCCCCATACCTCCTGCAGCTCCTGGTAGTGCAGACTCTGGCTCCTGCAGCATCCCGGTTTCCTCTGGCTCAGCAAGAATAGGGCGTGCACTGAGACCAGCACTCCCCCTAGGGTGAAGGCCTCAGCACTGAGCTCCAGCACCAGCAAGCCAGCATGCTGCAGGTAGACAAAGCTGAGAATGCAGGGACCCCACACCTGTTCGCCTCTGcccttttcccttttcacctCCTCTTGCCTCCTCATCCTCCCATCTCCTTCATTCACCAGTACCTGGGAGGAGGCAGTTGGGGCAGGCCCCAAGGCTGTCTTCATCACCTCGACCACCACCACGATGAAACCCAAGATCAAGTTGAGGGTGTTGAATATCATCATGGCCCGCACCTGCCAGTGAGCCAGCTCAGCCCTGCCCGGCCTAGGGGAGTCATTCCAACCTCAATCCTCACTTGCAGCCTAGCTGAAGACAAAACTCAGCTTCTGTTTCTCAGCCTCCAAACAGGGCCATAAGCCCTCTAACTTTTTTGCTTTCCCTCCTCAGTCATTGAGGCCAGTCAGTGGTGACAGCTGAGAGGATGAGTCAACACTTAGCCACTTACTTCCTAGGCTGAGGGTTGTAGGTGTCTGTTTTAGGGAGTCGGGGGACAGTGCTGCGTTCTCTTCCTTCTCACCTTCCAGAGGCGGGGTGCTCTGCGAAGCTCTAGGGTGACAGTCCCAGTGAGGAGACCCTGAATGGTGAGAGGGGCAAGTGTTGAGCTCTGGTCCCATTAGGAAGGGGCCCTGGGACCTTCCACCCTCCCTTGTGGTGGTTCTTACTGAGGCTCCAGGCCCAAGAGGCAGCGCTGTGGCCATGTGACATTCAGAGTTCAGGCAGGCGACTGAGACAGCAAGGGGCACCACAACCACTGCCAGCCATAGCTGACTCACCTGGGGGTAAGGGCAGGGTAATTGAGGAGAAACTGTCAGGGATTCCCTTCCCTTTTCATAACTCCTACCTCTTTAGAGATCAGGAAATGGGATTGAATGGAGGGTGGAGGAAAGCAGTCAACCCAGAGCAAGGAAGgaagtgatcattaaaaaataagtatcatttaattttttctgccTCATATTGTAGTTTAGTAACTTACCTGTATGTTTTCCCCCACAAGATGGAAGCTACTTGGAGTTTAAGGGTCTTGCCttgtttatttctatgttttcctCTACGCTCCTCCCATTCAGAACCTAGCACAGtttctggcacatggtaggtgctcacttaacatggatggatggatggaattgAATTGGGTAGAAATGGACATGCTGAGACTTGGGATGGGGTAGCCTGTCCTCACCGCCAGCACCAAGAGGTGCCCACTCTGCCTGTGCCTCGCCCAATGTTGTAGCTTTTCCAGACGGAGGCTGTGTCTCTCCTGCTCTTGCTGACCAGCTCTATCTTCCATGGCTTCTTTGCCCACAAGAATTAGGTGCTTCCTAGGCTGGGAAAAATGCATTATAGGTTCCATCTTTTAGGAGACAGGACATGCAACAACGTATCTTTCAGTTATACCTCTGCCCACTCCCAATATCCAGGGATTTGAGGTCCAGGTCCTCACACCTACCTAGTCTGAAGCAGTTAACTCCAAAGGGATTGGGACCCAGCTGGGTCTTAGGTCTCCTAAGGGGCTTGATAGCTCAGAGCAGACGACAAACTTGTCCTGGCAGAGAAAGGCTGTCAGGGATGGGGTGTGGTGGGGCAAAGGTTTCTATGAAGGCCTAAGGATCTAGGGAGTGGCCCTGGGTAGATACCAGCCTCAGTTCACTCCACAAGATGTCTAGCCTGGCCTCACTCTGTTCCCATTTCTCATTACCCCCATTTCTGCCCATCCTGGGTTCCTTTTCTGGTTTCACTTATCTCATTCCCATGGACACTATCACTCTGGACCTCAATTCCCCCTCATTTCCATATGatcttacttctttctttggcttCCTCCTCAAATGATTTATCCTTCCCTAGAGATCCTACTTTCTGTCTGGATTGGTCCCCTGTCATTACTACTTGAAGCTTTGCCCCCAGACCAGGTAAGGTTGAATTCCAGTGGCTTTGTTGCCTCTCACTTTCTGGACagtctcccttcccttctttcttgaaGGTTTTACTCTGAATTGAACACTGACTAAATGGATGGGGGGACTCTGTTTATAGTGGGGATTGTTTTTGATTCAATGATAACCTGCaactggatatatatatatatacacacacacacacacacatatatgcatacataagaTGGTCCTCAAATAGTGAGTCTTGGAAGGATGCTGTTGCaacaattaatatttttgagagaGAAGGTACCTCATAGCCATACAGACCTGGACTGGAATCTTAGCTCTGCTGCTTCTCcatctgtgtgatcttggatacattattattattattattattgttgttgttattattatattattgagGAAGGggctcactgtcacccaggctggaatgcagtggcatgatcatggctcactgtagcctacacattctgggctcaaataatcatcctgcctcagcctcccaagtagctgggatcacaggcacatgccaccatgtctggctaatttttaaattttttgtagagacagggtctcacaatgttccctaagctggtctcaaactcctgggctcaagtgatctcccctccttggcctcccaaactgctgggattacaggtgtgagccactgtgtgtgtCCTGATAGATACGTTTTTCTACCTATTCGAACCTCAGTGTGTTCACTGATAAAAGGGGGCTAACAATATGACTGAAGAGTTGTTGATTCAGGGTGGGTGCTTACTATTAGTGGTGCTGATGAGGTCAAACTGATAAGCCTGATGCCCATACACTAAAGGTGTTATTCAGAAGGTAAGCTGGGGACACATTTCTACAGTCAGAAGCACAACCAGCTGGGCCCATATATATTCTATAGATCAAAACAAGTCCCAGGTCTACCTGGGTGCCCTTggcaagttgcttaatctctctgTTCCCTTATCTATAAAAGGAAGTTAATAATACCAGTCTCAAGGGGTTGCTTTCAGCATGGAAGAGAGCTTAgcccagtacctggcacacaagTGCTCAATGTTAGTGGCTATGATCATCATCACTATTACTTCTTGTTGTTGACGATAAGAGGAGACTGCGCCAGAAGACTCTAGAAGTTAGTAGAGGAGGCACGGTCCTGGGAGGCAAGTGATCTTTTGTAAGCCACTCCTGCCCCATCAGTGCTGTGCCAACATCGGCGGGGCACTgtatctacttttttctttcccgGGGAGTGGGAGTCACGTTTTAAAGAGATCCAGAAAACTGTTGTGTGTCTACTCCTCCTCAATTCCCATGTGCATTGATTTTATTTGGTGGCGATGTGAGATGTTGGGCTTGCACTGAGGATCCCTGAGCCTGCAGGCCATTGGCGAAAGAGACTTCCTGAAGCGTCATTTTTCTTACTTGTAAATGGGGACTAATTTTATTATAGAGGGTTATTGGAAAGATTATAAACTATTAGATAGGTGaacaggcattcagtaaatattgaataaatctGAGTATACTACTTACTAGTTTGTAGTCCAGACTACAATCGCCTGGAAGGAAGGTATCACTACTCTCTCATCCCTCACAGCGctgagcccagtgcctggcacttagtaagcactcagtaagtatttgttgtaTTGAAGAGCCATTAAAGTGACTTGAGGGATGGAAAATAGAATTCGAAAGGAAGGAGCAGGAATTGTTTATCAAGAACGGAAAGGACCGAAGAGTAACTTTAATAATGTGTCTTATACGGCCGACATTAACTATCTCTATAAtcgcccctcctcctcccccaaaagagagacagaaattgTAAGGGAGAGGCTTTGAGATAAAACCCCAGGAAGAACTTCCCAAGTCTGTGCATGTTGGGGCAGAAAGAGCGGCAGAGCCAACTCCTTCCCTGGTATGTCCGGGTTTAGGGAGGGAGGGGCAGTGCTGCTTGGAGGCTGGGGGAAGGACGAGATGACCTTTCAAAATCTCTTCCAGTCTCCTGTTGGAATCCTCTGTGCGCCCCACCCCCGCTCCCTCCCTTACTCCCTCCGACAGCGCCCCCCGTCTCCAAACCGCCCGCACCCCGCCCCTGGCGGCCGCCTCTCGCGGCTCCCGGGGTCCCCAGCTCCCTGTCCCCGGAGCCAGAGCCCGGCTCCCGCGCGGCTCCCAGCCCCGCCGCGCCGCCCCCCGCATGCTAATGGCCGGGCCGCCTCCCGCCGCACACAATGCGGGCcagggccgggggcgggggaccggggagggggcgggggccgggccgggggcgggggggcCGGGGCCCGGCGCATCTCCCCCGGCCCCACGTAACGCTGACGCCCGCGCCGCCGgcccgccgcccgccgccgccgccgccgccgccgcccgctcCGCCGCCGCCCGCCCGGGGCTCGTGAGTAGCCGCTCCCCCCACTCCCGGGCCCCCCCGTCCGCCACCcggcccccgcccccggcccccttcccccctcccggAGGGGGGGCCCGCTCAGCGCGCCCGGCTCGGAGCAGGTgcagggggcgggggcgggggaggggcgccGGCTCGGCCCCAAGCAAACTTCGCCCAGAGCTCCtgggggggcggggtgggggtggcggCCTCGGAAGCCTGGAGAGCTGGGGGGCCCCAAGGGAGGGGGGGCCAGGTAGAAGAGCTGGGGGAGCAGACACCAAAGGGAAGGGCCAACGGGGGGGATGTGGCGGGGGAGGTGGCGGGTGTCTTTGTAGGGGCCCGAAGGCAGGGCGCGAGGGGCCTGGGGGTGAGGGGCGGCAGAGCCGCGAGCCTGAGTGGATGTGCACCCCCCAACCCCCGGCCCAGGTAGggctggtgggggagggggaaggagccCAAACTCTCCGGGAGCACGGGGtggcgggggaggggagaggatgggGGGTGCTTCCCTCTTTGCGTCCCAAACAAAGTGTCACAAAGAGCTCGGCCCGCGGCAGCAGCGGAGGCGGCTGTAACTCAGCTTTTGTTCTCCTGGCCGGGGGTAGCTGAGCCTTGGCCTCCCTATCTCCCAACCCTGCCCCCCATCATCCTTCTGGCTTATCTTCCCGGGGAGGGGTCTGAGGTGCTGCTGGAAAAACCTCTCGGGCAGGATTGCAGGTCCTACCCTACTTAGCAATCTATTTCTGGGAGGGGGATTTTCCCAGAGGCTCCCTTGATCACCCCTACGTCCCAGTCTGAGGACTGAGGCTCACGTGGGTGCTGAGACTGACTTTTCTAGGGTCAGCTCTACTTAAGGGGACTTAGGGCTGGCTACATGCCCCCCGTTCCCAAACCCAGGTCCTCCAGAACTTTCAAAATCAAAATCGGGGTTGCGTTAGGACATGCCTCTGGGATAAGATTCCCCATGGTGGGATGGCAGCAGGTGAGCAGGTGTGCCTTCTTCTTGCTTCCTGCTGTACCTTTGGAGTCCATGGCTGAGGTTCCATGTCTCCAACTCAGGAGAgtgaggacacagggaaggaGGCTTTACCAAGAACTCAGTCTAAAAAGGCTGGTGAGCTGCAAAGTGGAGTGGGTTTGGAGGAGCTATCTGAGCAGTGAGGTTCAGAGGGCCATGGAGAGGAGACCATAAAAGTGAACTACTGGTGTGTCTGTGTGATCAAGGTAGTCTTGACTGTAGACCGCCCTAGAAGCTCCCTTTCCTTTTAACCCCATCTAGTGCAGTGGTAATCATAATTATTAGCAGATTTGGGAGGTGTAGGACTCTCAAGAGGGAAAACTGTCGTGTTAGAGGTGACCAGAGGCAGTTACAACTGGACCCTAGAAGTCCTGAACCCTTACTCCTTACACTTTGATCCTAAAAACTTTTGAATCACAAGACTTGAGGGACAGTCTTTGTGTTCCATTTAGCAAATACTTCT encodes:
- the TMEM253 gene encoding transmembrane protein 253 is translated as MEDRAGQQEQERHSLRLEKLQHWARHRQSGHLLVLAVSQLWLAVVVVPLAVSVACLNSECHMATALPLGPGASGLLTGTVTLELRRAPRLWKVRAMMIFNTLNLILGFIVVVVEVMKTALGPAPTASSQHAGLLVLELSAEAFTLGGVLVSVHALFLLSQRKPGCCRSQSLHYQELQEGFSELEEVPGLENGPTVASTGANERAGQREQTRAALLPP